From the Daucus carota subsp. sativus chromosome 8, DH1 v3.0, whole genome shotgun sequence genome, one window contains:
- the LOC108197684 gene encoding pentatricopeptide repeat-containing protein At4g21705, mitochondrial — translation MKRINKTLITNLLNYTTHRCYYTNRLNKETLYTRISPLGNPNLDLTPELDNWIQKGNKLRFAELQRIVLDLRRRKRYSQALQVSEWMNKRCVYVFTPTEHAIQLDLIGRVHGFVNAESYFMSLNEQDRTEKTYGALLHCYVRQRQTDKALSHLEKMKDSGVALSPLNYNDIMSLYSSTGEHEKTYEVLMVMKRDGITPDNFSYKICINSLGVMSDIEGMERILKKMESEPHISMDWVAYATVGNHYITAGLKDKANIALNKAEAFLDNKNGIGHNHLITLHARLGNTSDVFRMWDLMKSACKRCINKDYIIMLDTLAKLGEFTKAEELIEEWEASGNCYDFRVQDALITGYCNVRLYDKAREMLVKLVDKQRTTIPGSWERVAVGFLENGEMEKALYCFKEALSLHAESKRWKPNHKSITILINSLAEKGSSEEVESFIASLRNVIPVNRQMYHALMKAYLRDGKEVDGILNRMKADAIPENEETKKIKNMEQVKNQ, via the exons atgaaaagaatcaacaaaaccctaattacaaaTCTGCTTAATTACACAACTCATAGAtgttattacacaaacagactcAACAAAGAAACACTCTACACAAGAATCAGTCCACTTGGAAACCCTAATTTGGACTTAACTCCTGAGCTTGATAACTGGATTCAAAAGGGTAATAAACTCAGATTTGCTGAGCTTCAACGCATTGTTCTCGACCTTCGCAGGCGGAAACGATACTCGCAAGCCCTTCAG GTTTCTGAATGGATGAATAAAAGATGTGTTTATGTATTTACTCCAACCGAACATGCAATCCAGCTGGACCTGATAGGCAGAGTTCATGGATTTGTCAATGCGGAAAGTTACTTCATGAGTTTGAATGAGCAGGACAGAACTGAAAAGACATATGGTGCTCTTCTCCATTGTTATGTGCGACAGCGTCAAACTGACAAGGCCCTGTCGCATCTAGAGAAAATGAAGGATTCCGGTGTTGCTCTATCACCTCTCAATTACAATGATATCATGTCTCTCTATTCTTCCACTGGAGAACATGAGAAGACTTACGAAGTCTTAATGGTAATGAAAAGGGATGGTATCACACCTGACAACTTCAGCTATAAAATCTGTATCAATTCTCTTGGAGTAATGTCAGATATTGAGGGAATGGAAAGAATCTTAAAGAAAATGGAAAGCGAGCCCCATATTTCCATGGACTGGGTTGCTTATGCAACTGTAGGGAATCATTATATTACGGCAGGCCTCAAAGACAAGGCAAATATCGCTCTAAACAAAGCTGAAGCATTTTTGGATAATAAAAATGGTATTGGTCATAACCATCTCATTACACTCCATGCTCGCCTAGGAAATACATCTGATGTCTTTCGAATGTGGGATCTTATGAAGAGTGCTTGTAAAAGGTGTATTAATAAGGATTATATAATCATGCTGGACACTCTTGCAAAGCTTGGTGAGTTCACCAAAGCTGAAGAACTAATTGAAGAATGGGAGGCATCTGGAAATTGCTACGATTTTCGAGTACAAGATGCTTTAATTACTGGGTATTGTAATGTGAGATTGTATGATAAAGCCAGGGAAATGCTTGTAAAGTTAGTCGATAAACAGAGGACTACAATACCAGGAAGTTGGGAAAGAGTTGCAGTAGGGTTCTTAGAAAATGGTGAGATGGAGAAGGCTCTATATTGTTTCAAAGAAGCTCTTTCTTTACATGCTGAGAGCAAAAGATGGAAGCCAAATCACAAGTCCATTACCATTCTAATTAATTCATTAGCTGAGAAAGGCAGTTCTGAAGAGGTTGAAAGTTTTATTGCCTCGTTAAGAAATGTTATCCCAGTAAACAGACAAATGTATCATGCTTTAATGAAAGCATATTTAAGAGATGGTAAAGAAGTGGATGGAATCTTAAATAGGATGAAAGCCGATGCCATACCTGAGAATGAAGAAACAAAGAAGATTAAGAACATGGAGCAGGTAAAAAATCAATAG
- the LOC108198234 gene encoding G-type lectin S-receptor-like serine/threonine-protein kinase RKS1: MFSAENLLLYLFALLVMQPCFSIDSITVNQTLKDGESLISPGKFFELGFFSPGSSSSRYIGVWYHNFPEKYVVWVANRDAPITNSSGVLAVDKTGQLVLFYSENPQVIIWSSNISLSGANNNSAKLLDTGNLVLFKNTFSGKNILWEGFDHPTDTHLPTMKFGWNKKTKRDTFFTSWKSPDDPGMGEYSYRFIINGSVPQLFIYDGSRPYMRMGPWNGITYSGLPEYSVDSVNEVSKVYYIDNEEEVSTYYTISDPTYITRSVVDDKGIAQRLNWNAELQKWKSSWEGPDGNCDKYATCGAFSTCNSLRVADQGCVCLPGYVNKFTGELSSTSFDGCVRKTRALVCRNGEGFKKVSGVKVPDTVNAQLEPSLGIKACRDLCLKNCSCTAYAAASITEDVGCLTWYGELVDVRQFSQGGQDLYLRVDHHELAEDSKKRILKVLLPVVFTVVLILGITCWLLRKMRKRERINRNLELSNGSEKDDIAYMERYSDVNASKEAGTTSAEVHCFSSSTIIAATENFSVTNKLGEGGFGTVYKGRMRGGQDIAVKRLSITSKQGLEEFRNEIILIAKLQHRNLVRLLGYCIQQENMLIYEYLPNRGLDCFIFGGKSELNWRTRFDITMGIARGMIYLHHDSRLRIIHRDLKASNVLLDASMNPKISDFGMARIFGNEQNGDTTNRVVGTYGYMSPEYAMEGHFSIKSDVFSFGVLLLEIISGRRNSSTFDAENSVNLIGHVWDRWLEGKPLEIVDPSLGESYEVSEVLRCIHTALLCVQESAAIRPTMSEAASMLCNERTPPSTPEQPAFVNRARGNIGPVNLSFFYETEGTTVSDDTVGITEGR, translated from the exons ATGTTCTCAGCAGAGAACCTCCTTCTTTACTTGTTTGCATTACTTGTAATGCAACCATGCTTTTCTATCGACTCCATCACAGTAAACCAAACTCTTAAAGACGGTGAATCCCTCATCTCTCCAGGCAAATTCTTCGAGCTCGGATTCTTTTCCCCCGGGAGCTCTAGCAGCCGTTACATTGGCGTCTGGTACCACAATTTTCCGGAAAAATACGTTGTTTGGGTGGCCAACAGAGACGCTCCAATAACAAACAGTTCTGGAGTTCTTGCTGTTGATAAAACAGGGCAGCTTGTTTTATTTTACAGCGAAAATCCACAAGTTATTATATGGTCTAGCAACATTTCGCTATCCGGAGCTAATAACAACTCTGCCAAGCTACTGGATACTGGAAACTTGGTTCTGTTCAAGAATACGTTCAGCGGAAAAAATATTTTGTGGGAAGGTTTTGATCATCCTACTGATACGCATCTTCCCACAATGAAGTTCGGGTGGAATAAAAAGACGAAGAGAGATACGTTTTTTACGTCTTGGAAGTCCCCTGATGATCCAGGAATGGGGGAGTATAGTTATAGATTTATTATTAATGGATCGGTTCCtcagttatttatttacgatggCTCGAGGCCTTATATGCGAATGGGACCGTGGAATGGAATTACATATTCTGGTCTCCCCGAATATTCTGTGGATTCTGTGAATGAGGTTTCTAAAGTGTACTATATTGACAATGAGGAGGAGGTGTCGACGTATTACACGATTAGTGATCCGACATATATCACGAGGTCTGTCGTGGATGACAAAGGCATTGCGCAGAGGCTGAACTGGAACGCGGAGCTGCAGAAGTGGAAGTCCTCCTGGGAGGGGCCAGACGGCAATTGTGATAAGTACGCGACTTGTGGTGCATTCAGCACTTGTAACTCATTGAGAGTGGCTGACCAGGGCTGCGTGTGTCTGCCAGGATATGTGAACAAGTTTACAGGGGAGTTATCGTCGACATCATTTGATGGCTGTGTGAGGAAGACTAGGGCCCTGGTGTGCCGCAATGGGGAGGGGTTCAAGAAGGTCTCGGGAGTGAAGGTGCCAGACACTGTCAATGCTCAATTGGAGCCGAGTTTGGGAATTAAGGCTTGTCGCGACTTGTGCCTAAAGAACTGCTCGTGCACAGCGTATGCAGCTGCCAGTATTACTGAAGATGTTGGATGTTTGACATGGTATGGAGAACTGGTAGATGTGCGGCAATTTTCCCAGGGAGGCCAGGATCTCTATTTACGGGTAGATCACCACGAGCTAG CTGAGGATTCAAAGAAGAGAATCTTAAAAGTTTTGCTCCCAGTAGTCTTCACCGTGGTGCTGATACTTGGAATCACATGTTGGTTGCTAAGGAAAATGAGGAAGAGAG AAAGAATCAATAGAAACCTCGAACTGTCAAATGGTTCTGAAAAAGATGATATAGCATATATGGAACGTTACTCGGACGTGAATGCATCAAAAGAAGCAGGAACAACAAGCGCAGAGGTTCACTGCTTTTCATCGAGTACGATTATTGCAGCCACGGAAAATTTTTCTGTAACGAATAAGTTAGGAGAAGGCGGTTTTGGCACCGTATACAAG GGACGAATGCGCGGTGGACAAGATATTGCGGTGAAAAGATTATCAATTACATCGAAGCAGGGGCTAGAGGAATTCAGGAATGAAATCATTCTTATAGCAAAACTTCAACACAGGAACCTAGTAAGACTGTTGGGGTATTGTATTCAGCAGGAGAACATGTTGATCTACGAGTATTTGCCAAACAGAGGGTTGgattgcttcatttttg GAGGAAAGTCGGAGCTGAATTGGCGTACTCGCTTTGATATCACAATGGGAATCGCTAGAGGAATGATATATCTTCACCATGATTCAAGATTAAGAATCATTCACAGGGACCTAAAAGCTAGTAATGTATTACTCGATGCTTCCATGAACCCCAAAATATCAGATTTTGGCATGGCTAGAATATTTGGCAACGAACAAAATGGAGACACGACAAATAGAGTTGTTGGAACATA TGGTTATATGTCACCAGAATACGCTATGGAAGGACATTTCTCCATAAAATCGGATGTTTTTAGCTTTGGCGTTTTACTACTAGAAATCATCAGTGGCAGAAGGAACTCGAGCACTTTTGATGCTGAAAACTCTGTAAATTTAATTGGTCAT GTTTGGGATCGGTGGCTAGAAGGTAAACCTTTGGAAATAGTGGATCCATCATTGGGAGAATCATACGAGGTTAGTGAAGTTTTAAGATGCATTCATACCGCGTTGTTGTGTGTACAAGAATCTGCTGCTATTCGGCCAACAATGTCAGAGGCCGCGTCCATGTTGTGCAACGAAAGAACTCCTCCATCAACTCCAGAACAGCCTGCATTTGTCAACAGAGCAAGAGGAAATATTGGACCTGTAAACTTGAGTTTCTTTTATGAAACCGAAGGCACTACTGTTAGTGATGATACAGTAGGTATAACTGAAGGTCGATAA
- the LOC108197766 gene encoding pentatricopeptide repeat-containing protein At4g21705, mitochondrial encodes MRRINETLITNARNYITQRCYRANRVKKETLYPRISPLGNPDWGLTPELDDWIRKRNQVRVDEILRTVLNLRRRKQYSEALQVSEWMKSRHVCVFTPTEHAIQLDLIGKTQGLVDAFGYYMSLNEQDKTDKTFGALLHRDAGDKALSHLQKMKESGVTSSSLTYNDIMSLYSYGTGLLMELACLCNRCGSDNYSRPQRRGRYWSKQSR; translated from the exons ATGAGAAGAATAAACGAAACCCTAATCACAAATGCGCGTAATTACATAACCCAAAGATGTTATCGCGCAAATAGAGTGAAAAAAGAAACACTGTACCCAAGAATCAGCCCCCTTGGAAACCCTGATTGGGGTCTAACCCCAGAGCTTGATGATTGGATTCGAAAGCGTAATCAAGTCAGAGTTGATGAGATTCTACGCACTGTTCTCAATCTTCGAAGGCGAAAACAATATTCGGAAGCCCTTCAG GTCTCTGAATGGATGAAATCCAgacatgtgtgtgtatttactCCAACTGAACATGCAATCCAGTTGGACCTAATTGGTAAAACTCAAGGATTAGTCGATGCGTTTGGGTACTACATGAGCTTAAATGAGCAGGATAAAACTGATAAGACTTTTGGTGCCCTTCTGCATCGTGATGCTGGAGATAAGGCCCTATCACATCTACAGAAAATGAAGGAGTCCGGTGTTACTTCATCATCTCTCACTTACAATGATATCATGTCTCTCTATTCTTATGGAACTGGGTTGCTTATGGAACTTGCTTGCTTATGCAACCGTTGTGGATCAGATAATTACAGCAGGCCTCAAAGACGAGGCAGATATTGGTCTAAACAAAGCCGATAA